The DNA region ATCATCTCGTTGCTAGATCCGCGGGTTTCCTTCCTTTATCCGATCTTAACTGGGGGCACATTCCATATGTTTCGTCAATTTCATTCTTCCTCCCTGAATCAAACGGTTGGCGTTGCCGCTATCTGTGCGTCCCGATGCCAATAGCCAAGTGCGTATCGCTGCTGGCCGGAAACCACCACGGGAAAGCAGAGAGCAGTGGTGCGTGGAGACATCGACGTGCGGCCTGCATGGGATGGACGCCCTGGTTTTTAAGGAGGTCGACGCCAAATCGTCCACACGGGATGGAAGGCCATGCAGTTGAACTGATCTCTCGCGCGCGCTGTCGAGACAAGAGTACGCCGTCGGTCGGCGCGGAGTGAGCGATTGTCTGTGCGTCCACGCTGGGAAGCCAACAGAAAGGTAGGTCGCGTTCAGATCAGCTGCGAGGACTGAGCGATGAGCAGAGCACACTGACTGAGCAAGCAGGAGCAATTCCGTGTGCCTGCTCATGCATGGCGCGCGGGCTCCCGTCCACGTGGGGGAACGGGCGAACGCGACGCACGACGGCACGGGGGGCACCGGCAGCTCACGCCGCGCCGAAACGGGCAAGGGAACGCGTCCCGAGCACGTGACGTTCGCTTGGAGGGAGGGATGCAGCTGGCCGCGGCCTGGCTGTCAGGCACTGCGTGCGATCGGAACGGAGCGCTGCCGTGTGCGCTCCCCGCTGCGTGCTCCTGGATTTGGATGATGCGGAACCGACCGCGACCGGGCGATCTTGTCGGTGACCCGGCCTGGAGATCTGACCCGCTCGGCTCGGCCACTCTCCGTCTCTTCATGAGAGCTAGCGCTGCTAGGTGAGCTGTCGCCCTCCCCCCTAGCTACGTCACTGGCGTGGCAACTGGCGAGCAGCATGCCTGGCTCTCGTAGGCGTAGCCTAGCTAGTAGGGTACTGCGCGTACGTCTCTCTAGCGTGGGTGATTACGTACGTACTCCGTACGTATCGCAGCATTGTACGTAtgccctagctagctagctagcactAGTGAATTAATGTACTAAGATTTGGTTTGACCCGGTGCGATCTTAAACGTCGCATTTTGATCGTTGATAGCATCTCATCATACGCTAAAAGCCAATGGTATCAAAGTTAATAAATCATTAGATTAGTTGATGTGATGGTCAAGGATTGAAATGTTGCAAGTCTGGGTTACACACGCACATTGCAGAGATGCACCGAAACCTACGTACTTCGGGGCTTCCAATCTGCATGCGGGACTGTACATGCATGCTCTGGGTGAGCGGGCCTCCAAGATCAAGCCAAGCCCACGCACTGCAGGCCGCGCCTGGGCCTCGGATCAAGAGCCTACAAAATTAGCCTACATGTTTTAAGATCGAGTTCAAAGAAGAAAAATAATCAGGTTAAGATTTTCGTATATCAGTGAGCTCTAGCAAAAATAGTTAAGGAATGAGTTGGATCGTGATCCGGTACTGAAGCCATGATCCATTACCACAATATTGCGATATCCTCCTCATgttttaaaatataattattttTGAAAAAACATGAAAAGGAAAAAACGTTACAGGAGACTGGAAGCCAGCCCGAGAGGCCAAGGTGACCGTGCATCGCAAGAGCGAGCTTGCTCCCGTGCACAAACGACTAACATAAAGTTTGATCAAATAACATAAGAACGACCGAGCTAGCAGCCTATAGTAACTGGGAGACTTGTTAATTGTTATTCGGGGAAAAATACTCTATAAATTCTTCTTATTTAAAAAGGGTCGCTACATTCATGCTCACATGGCCAAACCCTAACACCTCCCTCATGGCAACAACACCTCCAAGCGCGCAGGCCGGTCCATGTGCATTGGGCCTTTCTTTTTGCCAGCTCTTCCTCCTTGCATGTTGCATGGATAGTCCAACAACATTTATGTACCTTAACATCCATTAAACAAATGGATAAACCTATAGCATTATTTCTCACCATCCTTTTTCTCTATATTTTCCTATATATTATTTAAAACTAGTGCGATATAATTCTAGGGAACAATAAAAAAGGATCTGCACACTTACTCCAACAACTTATCATCTGCCATAACCATCACTATAGCACATTCTACCTTGGTCCTTAAGATTCCGTTTGGATTCAAATGCTAAGGGATGAAAGCCCTAAACTTTAACACTAGATCATCCAAATGGGAGTGCTAATGGggtgggctaaactttagctaaGGCTTAAAAACTTTAGCATTTGTGCATGCTCAACTTTAACTTTCACTTCTCCAAACAGACCCTAAGTCGTGTGAAGGAAACCGGTACAACTTGGGTCACTCTTTTGTTTTGTGTATATTTCGGATTTCCTCATGTACAGTACAAACGAAACTAAATGGGTAGATAAAAAAGGAGCGCAAAATGATAACCATGAGAGGATGATCATGATCGAGTCCTAGTCTTCCCTCAcatttagaaaagaaaaggacctagCTAGAGCTAGAGACACTCCGAATTTAATTTAGTTTTTGACGTTAACCCATCCATGCCCGCATGGGCCAACCTaattacccccccccccccccccccctccgaaAACAGCACCTCCAAACACAGGCCGGTCCATATATTGGGTCTTTCTCTTTCCCAGCTCTCCTATCTTGCATGAATGGATTGTCCAACAACATCTACTCTCTTATTTTACCATGTTTTCTCTATATTTTCGATAAATGCACAACTAGTGCAAAATAATTCtagagaaaaaaaataaagggtGCGCGCACTATAGCCACGAGCTGCTGATGTGTTAGTCCTAGTTTTGGCTTATATACattgaaaaaaaaaggagagaaagACCCGGTGAGACTCCAGGTTTAATTTAGTTTTTGACGTTTAGTTTTGTTATCTTTTTGGGATTTTGTAGGGATAAATAAAAAAAACGTGCATCACTGGACGTGGGGTCCCTTACGGCTTGATCATGTCAACGCAGGGAACGACGGAAGAGTAGCCGTCATGACTCCTGCGGTGGCGGGGCGCGTGGAAAGCGTGCTCGCCGAGCCGCAACGAAGGCGCAGGCCGCCGGGTCAGAGTCAAACAACAACTGCTCCTCCACACGGCAGCCGGGAGGGCTACGGAGGGGAGGCGACTAGGCAACGAGCCACCCACCCACCCCGCAACTACCTGCTCCCGGCCTCGGCCTCGGCTCTTTTCCTCATCTGCGTGACCCCCTCGCCTCGACCTGCCCCCCTGCCCTCTTCTCGCCCGCGCCTGTGCTCGCCACACGCGACGCGACCGCCCCCGCCCAGCAGCCCAGCCGGAAGGAGAAGAGGATCCCGCTCCGCCGCCTGCTCGTCGCTTCGATTCGGAGGTGACCTCTCTTTCTTCGCCTTCCTGGATTTCTCCGTCTTCTTCGCGGCCCTAGGATCAGGATGCATGCGGATTCCTTTCTAGAGAGGGAGGGTTCGATTAAGGACGGGTGCTTGCAATTGCAACTGGTGTAAGGTTAAGTCAATTGTTGGAACCCTTGATGAAAGGTTCGATTCGTTCCTACGAGTATTGAATTCCAATTGCAGCTGCAAGACGGATTTCCCACCAATTTATTGGCCCCTTGCCGTCGTCGCTGCTCATCATCAACATCTCAATAGCAAACAATGGGCCTGGGAAGTAAATTTGGGTGCTTTTGCTCGGCAGGTTAGGTCCGCATGTGCCAACTGCTGTTGGGTATAGGTAGGCAGGTCAACAATCAACATGTGCTATATACAACTACTACTCAACTGATTCATTCATGTAATAGCACAAAACAAAAGGTTCTTGTGCTTTAGGCTTGCCAGCTTACTTTGCCTGTGAAACAACTCAATGTTcgtcttcagagttcagaccaTCTTAGCATACCATTAATCTAGTCTAGGTTTGACTTTACACATGATGATAGGAGACGAGTGGCAGTATGATTTATTATGGTTTCGACTCATGTAGTCTCTTTGCTCAATTGCTCTCTCAACAATTCTGCGCTTGCAGGTCGAGTTACCGGAGGTCTCCATATGGACTCAGCTTTTCGAAGAGCTCTCAATGAGCCAACGTGCTTGGAACAAACTGTCGTCCAACAAGGGATTGAAAGATGCCCGTTCCTGAGGAACATCAATGAGCCTACAAGCTTTTCCTTCTCGTCTGTCAACTTTCCTGTTCCTGTATGTCCTTTACATTCCTATCCTCCTTCCATTACCATACCATCCAGTATGTCTGAAGATCACATAAGTCCTGCATGCAATTTCTGAAGTGTATTGTTTGCTGCTTTTGAAGGCAAGAGGAGCCAAGGGACCAATTTTTGAAGATGGACCTAACTTTGACACAGCATTTCGAGTTTTCCATGGTAGAGATGGGGTGGTCCCACTTTCAGAAGGATCATTTCCACAGATTGAGAAGCCATTGCCCAAGCCCAATCCTGAGTTCAACCCCCTGGCGGCCAAAGCAGCAACCATCAGTCTATCGGCATTTGGAGGCTTTTTCAGCTTTGGTGACTTCTCAAATAAGCGCAATAAGAAAAATTTCAACAAAAAGAACCCCAACAACCTCCCCCAGGTAATTTTGCTTCCTCTTAGATAAGATTTGTTTCCCCAATTACCATCCTTTTTAATCTTCCTTGTCTCATGCATCCTAATGTTCCAGTATTGTCTAATGTGGTCCATCTCGTTCACCACCAAAGGAAGTAATTTATTGGCAGCAGTAGACATATTTTACAGGGTGTTTCTGAACCGTCCTTTATAATGCAAACACCAAAATGGGCATGGAATAAAAATGTTAACATGTTCTTTTGCAAAGGAGCATTTCATCCAAATATTCAATTGTCTGATTTTGCTTTCCCTGGAATTTCAGAATAAAGGCCAGTCTAACAATCATGAAGCACTGAGCAACGAGTGGCTGGAAAATGGCCAATGTCCACTTGCAAAGTCATATAGGGCATTAAGTGGCGTCGTACCTCTTGTGGCAAAGATGATGACACCCCCAGCTGGTATGAAACTGAAGTGCCCGCCTGCGGTGGTTGCTGCCCGCGCAGCAATATCCCGTACAGCCTTTGCAAAGGGGCTTCGCCCTCAGCCCCTGCCAACAAAAGTACTGGTGATTGCATTGCTTGGTATGGCAGCAAATGTTCCTCTCGGCATCTGGAGGGAGCACACACAGAAGTTTTCAGTGCAGTGGTTTGCTGCAGTGCATGCTGCGGTGCCTTTCATAGGGATGCTCAGGAAATCTGTGCTGATGCCAAAGAGCGCCATGGCCCTTACTATTGCTGCCTCAATATTGGGTCAGACAATCGGGTCAAGAGCTGAACGTATCAGATTGAAGAGGGTGGCTGCGGCAAAATCAGCAAGCGAGGGCCATGATACTGCCGACTGCATCAAAGAACCGATGAGTCTAAAGACTGGAAACCGTAATGTTGTTCAGTTCTGGGACCCGCTTGCCCTCAGAGTCGAGAGCACAGTGGGCACAGGTTCCCCAGCAGTCCTTGTCCCTGCCGTTGGTGGTTTCATTTGATGACTGGATTGGCTTCATTTCGATTGTATCAGCATTGCTGATTGTTGTATTCTTTTTCTGCTCAAAACAAATCGATTATTGTATTCATTACTGTACCTGTGAGTTTAAGAAAGAGTTACTGGTCACGTCAAATTCTTCACTCCATTGTGGACGGCACATTTCAGTGAAtaattttgaaaacattttcagaGTTGAGGACTGATTGCTCTCCTTGAAATCTCTCTGGAAATATGTATTTCCTAAGCCAACCAGGCTGAAGCATAGATACCATCATTGCATGTGTTAATCAGGTATAATATGCGGTTATGTATTTGCTGTGTTTGATTAGACTTGTCTTCATAAAGGAAATGCTTGAAATAGAATGAAGAAGCTTACTTTGTGTTCATTTGTTGTTTGGTCAAAAGTTCAAAGGGTTGCCTGGTCTCATTCAACGCCACATGCCAAAAATGGTCAGAAGTCAGAATCATCCAGATCATTCCAACCCTCAATAACACCAGAAACTTGCAATGCCAAAACACAACAGGACTAGCTGCGTGCTCAAAATCAATTCAGTAACATTGGCGCAAACCAGATCAATAAGCTACCGCTAGTGCTAGGATTTGTTTAACAGCTACAGGTAATCAAAAGCAACTGATTGCTGAAGAACAAGCTCAGATTCGTGCAAAAACACAACTTTTTAAACTACTAGTATATTTCATCATCGGGGACATCTGGCGTAAGAAACTTCTGCGGATCCTTGTACAACTCTTCATAGTTGTACTTAGGCTTCACCCTCTCTGGGACAGGCTCAAGTGGAATGATACTGTCTCCATCGATCACACCATCGATGATTCCATAATCAACAGCCTCAAGAGGACCCATGTACCGGTCTCGGTCAATGTCTTTCTCAACCTGCTCGAGAGTGCGGCCCGTGAAGCCTGATACGAGCCGAATGACATTCCTCTTGTTAGCCAATATCTCCTTGGCTTGGACCTCTACATCCAAGGCTTGCCCACTTGCACCTCCCACAGGCTGATGGATCATAATCCTTGTGTTGGGCATGGCAAATCGCTTGCCCTTTGTGCCACCACCAAGGATTATAGAAGCTGTTGATCCAGCTATGCCCAATCCAATAGTGGAGACATCTGCCCTCACAAGCTGCATTACATCATAGATGGCCATTGTTGCGCTGAAAGAATAACCAAATAGTGGATAAGAAAATGATAGGATGTTATATCAACAGATCTATGACGAACAAATGGACAAAAAAACTGTATATGCTCTAGCTTATGATTCACTTATCATGTTCCCAGTTTGATTGTGATAGAATAAGCAGTCACCAGCAAGGCACAATACAGAGTCAAATAACCGTTTGATCAGACCAATCAGCACAGGGATCACAAACGCTGCGGATTTGAATTATGAATTATCTGTTCCTTACAAGTTCTGTAATGATCATGGCTAGATTTTGGTAGTGCATATGAAGTCTTAGATCAATAGGCTTGGGATTCAGTCAGTGCATTGCTGCTTCAGGAATTTACGCAGGCTAGGTGGAGCTGTGGACAAGATTTGCATCTACGCTTGGAGATATCAGCTGAAAAATAAAGTGAGCGAATAATCTTTGCAGGAATTTAAGAATTCTGCAAAACCTAGCTGGTCCGCAAGGAGTGAATCATTGACGGTCAGTACTGCAAGGAAGCAGTGAAAAATCACACAGGGATGAGTAGATGACTGCAGACATAAAAAGAACAGGTCCATCCTGATAATGTTCTCAAAAAAAATGTCACAGGTTCATGTAGGCTTGGATTAATTAATTGACAACATGGATCGAGAATAGTGTAGAACTGTAGCCTACATATCTTTTTTTCCTATCCTCGAACGCTCAAACATACCCGTTTTCATAGCATAAATGGAAAAAAACTGGGTCCTATGTGAAACCAAATACTATCTCCACCCATCAATTTAAGGCAAATTTTGGTATGTGAAAGTCTCCATAAGTATATCTTTTACCATTAGTTTCTCTTACAATATATTATCAATTGTGAAATCAAAATCATCTTAAAACAACTTTGAATACAAATCTATTGATACAAATATTGTGCATGAAACACAATATAATTTCAAAACCCACAAAGTTTGACATTGAGTGGGAACCATTCTTCGATGATTTGAGAACA from Panicum hallii strain FIL2 chromosome 9, PHallii_v3.1, whole genome shotgun sequence includes:
- the LOC112875142 gene encoding uncharacterized protein LOC112875142, which encodes MTPAVAGRVESVLAEPQRRRRPPGQSQTTTAPPHGSREGYGGEATRQRATHPPRNYLLPASASALFLICVTPSPRPAPLPSSRPRLCSPHATRPPPPSSPAGRRRGSRSAACSSLRFGGRVTGGLHMDSAFRRALNEPTCLEQTVVQQGIERCPFLRNINEPTSFSFSSVNFPVPARGAKGPIFEDGPNFDTAFRVFHGRDGVVPLSEGSFPQIEKPLPKPNPEFNPLAAKAATISLSAFGGFFSFGDFSNKRNKKNFNKKNPNNLPQNKGQSNNHEALSNEWLENGQCPLAKSYRALSGVVPLVAKMMTPPAGMKLKCPPAVVAARAAISRTAFAKGLRPQPLPTKVLVIALLGMAANVPLGIWREHTQKFSVQWFAAVHAAVPFIGMLRKSVLMPKSAMALTIAASILGQTIGSRAERIRLKRVAAAKSASEGHDTADCIKEPMSLKTGNRNVVQFWDPLALRVESTVGTGSPAVLVPAVGGFI
- the LOC112875143 gene encoding ATP-dependent Clp protease proteolytic subunit 4, chloroplastic, which produces MAAGSASATASLSVAAAAAALRVRRPCAGARAWVPSQPAQQGSLLRLRPCAALAPHAPLWRAESDGAGGGGGAGDVMGLLLRERIVFLGNEIEDFLADAVVSQLLLLDAIDPDSDIRLFVNSPGGSLSATMAIYDVMQLVRADVSTIGLGIAGSTASIILGGGTKGKRFAMPNTRIMIHQPVGGASGQALDVEVQAKEILANKRNVIRLVSGFTGRTLEQVEKDIDRDRYMGPLEAVDYGIIDGVIDGDSIIPLEPVPERVKPKYNYEELYKDPQKFLTPDVPDDEIY